GACAGCGTCGGGCCCGCGCTGCGCACGAACGGAAACACCTTCTCCATGATGAACTGCCTCGAGCCGACCAGCGCGCCGCCGAGCACGCGGCCCTGGCCGTCGAGAAACTTCGTGGCCGAATGCATGACGACGTCGGCGCCCAGTTTCAGCGGCTGCTGCAGCGCAGGGCTGCAAAAACAGTTGTCGACGACGAACAACGCATTCGCCGCCTTCGCGATCTTGCCGATCGCTTCGATATCGGCGATTTCGGTCAGCGGGTTCGACGGCGTTTCGAGGAAGAACATCTTCGTCTCGGGGCGCACGGCGTTTTTCCACGCGTCGAGATCGGTCGGGTCGACAAAGGTGGTCGTGATGCCGAACTTGCTGAAGATCTGCGAGAACATGCCGAGCGTCGAACCGAACAGACTCTGCGAGCTCACGAGGTGATCGCCCGCCTGCATCGCCGACATCACCACCGACAGGATCGCGCTCATGCCCGATGCGGTCGCCATGCACGCTTCGCCGCCTTCGAGCGCCGCGAGCCGGTCCTGGAACATCGTCACGGTCGGGTTCGTGAAGCGTGAGTAGGTGTAGAAGTCTTCCGAATTCTTGAAGCGCTCGGCCGCTTCGGCCGCATTCGCGAACACGAAACTCGAGGTCAGGAACAACGCTTCCGAATGCTCGCCGAAGTCGCTGCGCAGCGTGCCCGAACGGACCGCGAGGGTATCGAAGTTGAAGGTATCGTCCATAGTCGTTCTTTCCGTTCTATCCGTTGTTTCCGTTATCCGGCACCGGCGAGCCGGCAACAAAAAAGCCCGCGTTGCGTCGGCAATCAGCGGGCTTTGTGTGTGCGGAGCAGCTTGAGCGGTAGAGCGGCGCGCTTGCGCGGCCACCGTTCGCTTTAGCTGTTTCGGGAAACCTTTGTCAGGCCGCCCTGCGTCCGCAAGCTGAATTCAAATCGACGCAAGTCAGGATTCTAGCACCGTCGTTGTCGCGCAGCCTCATTCGACCGACAGCTGCAGATGCAGTTGTGAACGCGCGGTGCCGCCGTCGATCGCTTCGCTTGCCGCATCGCGGTCCGATTGCGCGGCCGGCGCGAGGCGCGCGAGTTCGACGCCATCGAGGTATTCGCTCGTCACGTCGCCGGTGATGTAGTTGCCGTCGAAACACGACGCGTCGAAATCCTTCAGCGCCGGGTTGATGTCGCGTACCGCGTTCTTCAGCGCGTCGACGTCCTGATACACGAGGTAATCGGCGCCGATCATGCGCGCGACTTCGTCGTCCGTGCGGCCGTGCGCGACGAGTTCGCCGCGCGTCGGCATATCGATGCCGTACACGTTCGGGAATTTCACCGGCGGCGCCGCCGACGCAAAGATCACCTTGTTCGCGCCCGCATGGCGCGCCATCTGCACGATTTCATGCGAGGTCGTGCCGCGCACGATCGAATCGTCGACGATCAGCACGTTCTTGCCCTTGAACTCGATGCCCATCGCGTTGAGCTTCTGGCGGACCGACTTCTTGCGCACGGCCTGGCCCGGCATGATAAACGTGCGGCCCACGTAGCGGTTCTTGAAGAAGCCTTCGCGATACTCGACGCCAAGCTTCGCGGCCACCTGCATCGCAGCCGGACGCGACGAATCGGGAATCGGCATCACGACGTCGATTTTCAGGTCTGCCGGCAGAACGCGCTTGATCTTCTCGGCGAGGTAATCGCCCATCCGCAGACGTGCGTTGTAGACGGGCACGCCATCGAGCACCGAGTCCGGACGCGCAAGATAGACGAGTTCGAAAATGCAGGGGTTCAGGCTCGCGTTCGTCGCGCACTGCTGCGCGTGGAAATTGCCTTCGAGGTCGATAAAGACCGCCTCGCCCGGCAGCACGTCGCGGACGAATTCGAAGCCAATGCCTTCGAGCGCCACCGATTCCGATGCGAGCATCCATTCGGTGCCGTGATCCGTCTCGAGCTTGCCGATACACAGCGGGCGAATACCGAACGGGTCGCGGAAACCCACGAGGCCGTACCCGGCGATCAGCGACACGATCGCGTATGACCCGCGCACGCGACGATGCACGCCCGACACGGCCTTGAAGAGCGCCGACGGATCGAG
The genomic region above belongs to Paraburkholderia edwinii and contains:
- a CDS encoding O-succinylhomoserine sulfhydrylase — protein: MDDTFNFDTLAVRSGTLRSDFGEHSEALFLTSSFVFANAAEAAERFKNSEDFYTYSRFTNPTVTMFQDRLAALEGGEACMATASGMSAILSVVMSAMQAGDHLVSSQSLFGSTLGMFSQIFSKFGITTTFVDPTDLDAWKNAVRPETKMFFLETPSNPLTEIADIEAIGKIAKAANALFVVDNCFCSPALQQPLKLGADVVMHSATKFLDGQGRVLGGALVGSRQFIMEKVFPFVRSAGPTLSAFNAWVLLKGMETLSLRVDRQSANALAIASWLETHPAVKRVFYPGLESHPQYAIAKRQQKSGGAIVSFELKGDTPEAQRANAWRVIDSTKICSITGNLGDTRTTITHPATTTHARITPEARAAAGITEGLIRLAVGLEDAGDVRADLERGLNGA
- the purF gene encoding amidophosphoribosyltransferase — its product is MCGIVGVVSQSPVNQLIYDSLLLLQHRGQDAAGIATADGNNFHMHKANGMVRDVFRTRNMRSLPGTVGIGQVRYPTAGSASSEEEAQPFYVNAPFGIILAHNGNLTNWPQLKDEMFRVDRRHINTNSDTEVLLNVFAHELQLASSGLELDPSALFKAVSGVHRRVRGSYAIVSLIAGYGLVGFRDPFGIRPLCIGKLETDHGTEWMLASESVALEGIGFEFVRDVLPGEAVFIDLEGNFHAQQCATNASLNPCIFELVYLARPDSVLDGVPVYNARLRMGDYLAEKIKRVLPADLKIDVVMPIPDSSRPAAMQVAAKLGVEYREGFFKNRYVGRTFIMPGQAVRKKSVRQKLNAMGIEFKGKNVLIVDDSIVRGTTSHEIVQMARHAGANKVIFASAAPPVKFPNVYGIDMPTRGELVAHGRTDDEVARMIGADYLVYQDVDALKNAVRDINPALKDFDASCFDGNYITGDVTSEYLDGVELARLAPAAQSDRDAASEAIDGGTARSQLHLQLSVE